The genomic segment CCCAGCGGGGGCGCGCGTTCTTACGCAGGCTGCTCCGGCGTACCCGAACCCGCCCCCGCCTGCGTGACCTGCCGCACCCACGGCGTCTTCGCGTCGGTGCGCTTGTTCTTGTCGACGTCCCACGTGCCGTACCGCGGGTTCAGGTCGATGTCGAGCTTCTTCGACGCGGCCGACAGCGCCTTCCAGAAGACCGCCTGGCCCTCCGGCGAGTTCATGTCCGCGCCCAGCTTCGCCGAGAGCTTCTGCGCCTCGATCTCCGTGCGCAGACTGTCGTCGAGGCGGGCCGGGGCGACGTTGTACTGCTGCAGCCAGCCCTCCTCCAGCGCCTTCCTGCCGCCCGACTGCTCTTCCATGCCGCTGCGCATGGACTGGATGTCGCGGCGCGTGACGGTCACCCCGGCGTCGGTGGCCGCCCGGTGCAGGACCTTGTCCAGGACCATCGTGTGCAGCGTGGCGCGGGTGAGGCCGCCGGACTTGGCGATGGCCTGCGCGTACTGCGCGTCGTCGGGGATGGCCGAACGCTGCGCGTCCCGCACCTCGTTCACCCGGCCCTCCAGCTGCGCGACAGTGATGCGGTCGCCGCCGACGACGGCCGCGGCGCCTGGGTGCGCGTCGCTGCCGCAGGCGGTCAGCAGAGGAGCCGCGGCGATCGCGGCCGCGGAGAGGATGAGCGCTGTGCGACGACGGCGGTGCAAGGAAGCCTCCCGAGGAGATTGTGCGGCGGTGCACAAAGTCTTGCGGTGATCGATGGTAGGGAGTGACCGGCTTATCGGCCAGCCATTCGACACCTATTCGACCAACGATTTCCCGGGAGTTGGGGCACCCTTCCACGGGGTCCACCCAGCCGTACGGGCGTCAGCCGCGCACTTGTCCGAGCCACTGCAGGGTCCGCATGATCTCCGCGGGGAACGGGTGCCCGGGACCGTGCAGCAGCTCCGCGTCGTGCAGCAGCCGCGCCAGCGTGTCGTGGGCGGCGGTCCGGTCGCCGAGGGCGAGGAGCAGATGGCCGATGCGGCGGCGGATCTCCAGGGACTGGCGGCGGTCGTCCGTCGCGTACTGGTTCTCGTAGTAAGGGAGCAGCGAGCGGTACTCGGCGAGCGCGGCCGCCGGTTCCCCGAGCTGTTCCAGGCACTGCGCGGCCTCGTACCGGAACTGGAGCGAGTGGGGGTCCGCCTGCCCGGACTCGGCGGCGCGCTCGTCGGCGAGGCGCCGCAGCTCGGGCAGGGCGCGGCGGTACTGGCCGTCGTCCATGAGCGTCGCCGCGTACTGCTTGCGCAGGGTGCGCACGACGGGTGAGTGCTCGCCGTGCTTGGCGGCGGCGGCCGGGAGGATCGCGCCGAGGATGTCGACGGCCTGGGTGATGCGGCCCTCGCCGAGGAGCCGCTTGACGTCGTCGACCGCGCGGGCGACGTCCTGCTGGGGCGCGGCGCCCGGCGGCTGCGCGGGCATGTCGGGTGCGGCCGCCGGCGTCGCGGCCCGGTCCGGCCACGGCGCGTGCGGGCGCAGGAAGGGGCGTGTGGGGTCGAGGGGGCGGCCGGAGGGGATGCCGCGGGCGGGAAGCAGCGGCGCCAGTTCCTCGTAGACCTCCTGGGCGCTGCCGTGGCGGTGCTGGGGGTCCTTGGCGAGCAGCCGCAGGACGAGGGCCTCCAGGGCTTCGGGCACTTCGGGGCGCAGGCGGCGCACCGGCAGCGGTGGTTCGTAGAGGTGG from the Streptomyces venezuelae genome contains:
- a CDS encoding SurA N-terminal domain-containing protein; amino-acid sequence: MHRRRRTALILSAAAIAAAPLLTACGSDAHPGAAAVVGGDRITVAQLEGRVNEVRDAQRSAIPDDAQYAQAIAKSGGLTRATLHTMVLDKVLHRAATDAGVTVTRRDIQSMRSGMEEQSGGRKALEEGWLQQYNVAPARLDDSLRTEIEAQKLSAKLGADMNSPEGQAVFWKALSAASKKLDIDLNPRYGTWDVDKNKRTDAKTPWVRQVTQAGAGSGTPEQPA
- a CDS encoding protein kinase domain-containing protein translates to MRVVAGRYELSTLIGQGGMGQVWTAYDQRLDRRVAVKLLRPDRVAGAEAEELRRRFVRECRVTAQVDHPGLVTVHDAGSEGEDLYLVMQYVDGADLGDHLAEHDPYPWQWAVAVAAQLCAVLSAVHAVPIVHRDLKPRNVMVKQDGTVSILDLGIASVLDTDTTRLTHTGSPIGSPAYMAPEQAMGGAVGPYTDLYALGVLLHELLSGDVPFSGSTALGVLHRHLYEPPLPVRRLRPEVPEALEALVLRLLAKDPQHRHGSAQEVYEELAPLLPARGIPSGRPLDPTRPFLRPHAPWPDRAATPAAAPDMPAQPPGAAPQQDVARAVDDVKRLLGEGRITQAVDILGAILPAAAAKHGEHSPVVRTLRKQYAATLMDDGQYRRALPELRRLADERAAESGQADPHSLQFRYEAAQCLEQLGEPAAALAEYRSLLPYYENQYATDDRRQSLEIRRRIGHLLLALGDRTAAHDTLARLLHDAELLHGPGHPFPAEIMRTLQWLGQVRG